The sequence GGCCATCTACCCGCCGGGCGCGGGCTACCGGAAACACCTCGACCGCTTTGCCGACTCCAATGCGCGCGAGGTCACCTTCGTGACTTACCTCAACCGCGAGTGGAAGGAAGAGGACGGCGGCCTGCTGCGCCTGTATTCGGAGACGGCGCCGGGACTTGTCACAACAGAGATTGTCCCGCGCCTGGGAACCACCGCGTTTTTCCTGAGCGGATCGATCTGGCACGAGGTCACGGCTACTGCGCGCAGGCGCTACTCGGCGACGGGGTGGTTTCGCAGCGACGGGTTCACGGCGCCGCGCAGGCAGGAACTGCCCTAGGCCTGCTTCTTTTCCTCGCGCGTGAGCACGTCGCGATGGGGATAGGGGATGGTGATGCCCGCGGCGCACACCGCATTCCAGATGGCCAG is a genomic window of Chrysiogenia bacterium containing:
- a CDS encoding 2OG-Fe(II) oxygenase encodes the protein AIYPPGAGYRKHLDRFADSNAREVTFVTYLNREWKEEDGGLLRLYSETAPGLVTTEIVPRLGTTAFFLSGSIWHEVTATARRRYSATGWFRSDGFTAPRRQELP